The sequence TCATTTTTCCCCCCTGGCGCCAACTTGAAAACCGTTCATTTGTCCCATGATTGTAGCATGTTTCTTATAACTTCGCTTGTCGCCAATCCCTTTAATGTTAGTTTTCTTAGCTTTTCCTTTACAAATCAATCTTTTACAGAGAGAGTGAACTTCCCCTTCTACCATCCTACTGCCTTTTCCATAGTCTTCTCGGCATCCGTTTTGCGAAAATCAAATAAAGCAGAGTGGCGGTTGGAAAATTTAGGAGGCCAATCATTCCCCATAACCAGTAATTATGGCCGTGCCGCCTGGCGTTAATAAATAGAATCGTACTTTGCGTAAATAAAATAGCGGCTAAGATTACCCATAGATAGAAAGGAACATCAGAAGGATGCGTGTTCGTCATAAGAGTTTGTTCACCTCTTTTTTCGTCGTAAAATATACGATGAACGGCAGTATGACAACAGCGGTCCCTTGCAAGATCAGGAAGACTGTTGGCGAATGAAAGTAGGTTGTCGTCCAAAACGCTAAAATAACAAGAGCGAGCCCCCACAATCCCAGTAGCTCCTTAAGCAGCTTTTTCCTGCTATTGGCTTTTGTTTCCTTTACTTGCTGCAGGAAAAAAGAAAGGTCTGGCTCATCCGCTGAATCGAGCTGATCAAGACGTTCTAAACCGGAACGCAGCTCCATAATCGTCTGTTTGTCGGTTAGCTGTGCCGATGATCTTCCGTTTTCCCCTTTCGCTTCCGGCTCCAATTCATTCTGCTTCATATCCTTCGTCATTCACGTTCAACTCCTTCCTTAACAGACCTAATGCGTGATGAACCCTTGACTTCGCAGTTCCTTCTGGTATGCCTAACATCTTGCCGATTTCTTCATACCTATAGCTGTAATAGTGCTTCAAAATCAAGGGTAGACGATACCCTTCTGATAATTTCCCTAACCCATCTACAACATCCATCCATTCAAGCTGACGGTGGGCAAATTCCCACTTCAACTGGTGCAAAGGCGTTTCTGTATTTGCCATTAGCTCCTCTCTGTTCTGCTTGCGACACATATCAATATATAAGTTAGAGGCAATGGAAATCAACCATGTTGAAAACTTAGAACAGCCTTTATAAAGGTGAATTTTTTCGATCGCCTTGGTCATCGTTTCCTGTGTTAAGTCATCGGCCAATGATGGTTTTAAAGTAATCTTTAACGCATACCTTCTCAGAAATAAATAATTCTCGTGCAGGAGAGTAGCTAGCGCCACTTGGTCTCCCTTTTGGGCTTTACGAATAAGTGCAGTTTCGTCCATAGCATATCTCCTTAAACAAGGCAGATCGTTCTTTTCTATCATGCTCATTCATACTCAAACTAGTCAACAAGCTCTTTGTGTGTAAAAATGGCGATTGCTCCAAGTTGCAAGCCGATGATCCCGAACAGAGTCGACAACAAAACAGGTGTATAATCAGCTAAACCCTCTCCTTCCAACAAAACCAATGTGGCGTGATTGGCCAACTGTGCAGGACTCCACGAGAACCAGGCTGGAAAGGACGATGAAAGCAGGCTGATGAGAAGAATGGTACCTAGTGCACAGAAGGCTGCTGTGCCTGTTTGTTTAAGAATGGTGCTATAAAACAGAACAATCGTCATAACGAGCGTTAACCACAATCCAAAATGAAAAAAACTACTGAACCAACGTTCAAGCGAAACGGCATCGAATAGAAGGTTCGTGTAATACATCGCTAAGCCGTAACCAAGGCCAAGTGACACCCATGTAAAGCAAATAATCGCCGCCCATTTGGCTGTGAGATAAGAAAAGTAGGGCACTGGCTTCAGTAAAATGATCGCTGCTACTCCGCTGCGCCGTTCCGCCGATACGATCCCCATCAACGCCAACGTCAAGACAAGGACGCCGAGCAATCCGAAATCAGATAACGTTTGTGCGAGCACCTCAGTTCCTGTGGGCGTAGGAATGTCGATAACGGCCCCTTCTGGCAACCCGCCGAAGTCCTCTAATATTTGCGGCATAAAGTAGGTGGAGAGCGGCGTCGAACTTCCTAATAACAGAAACACAACAGGAACCCATACCCACTTGTAATTCCTCCATAGTTCTACCTGTTCTTTTTGAAACAACACGAGCCATTGCTTCATTTTTGCACCACCTTTAAAAATAAATCTTCCAGAGACATTTTAGCTACTTCGAATTTCGTTAACCGAACCTGGTGCTGAGCAAAAGCGTGCAAGAGAAAAGGCACCGCCAACTCAATATCTTCTACCAATACTCTGTAGCCATCTTCTTCTATGACAAAGTCAACAATACGTTTTTGTTCCTGCCAGTTCTTGAGCTGATTAGTCAAGTCATCCTTGGCTTTGATTATGATTGCCGCATCTTGCCATTCTTGCTGAAGCGAATCGAGCGTCCCCCCATATTTTAGTTGGCCTTGATCAATAATGAGCACTTCGTCACTTACTTCCTCCGCGTCATGCAGGACATGGGTCGAGAAAAGAACCGTTGCTTCCTCCTTTAATGTTTGCATTAGCTGAAGCATTTCCCGGCGTCCGACTGGATCGAGAGCAGATACCGGTTCATCTAGCATGACCAGCTTAGGCTGGTGAATCAGAGCTTGGGCAATGCCAAGACGTTGCTTCATACCACCTGAATATTGGCCAATACGCTGATGAGCCGCTTCGGTCAGCCCCACCTTGTCTAGTAATTCTTTGGTTTTACGTTTCGCTTCCCGTCTCGGCAAATGAGCGAGCTGCCCGACATAGAGGAGAAATTCAAATCCGGTCATCCAATCGCAAAAGACGGGAAACTGGGGCAAGTAGCCGATATCGGCGCGAATGTCGCCCTTTCCGTGTGCCGATGATTGGTGGAACTGTATGGTGCCTGATGTAGGTTTGACCAGTCCTGATAACATCTTTAATGTTGTCGTTTTGCCAGCCCCATTCACGCCTAATAAAGCGATACAGGAATGCGGCTGCAGATCGAAAGAAAGATTTTTAACTGCAGGGTACTCGGCATATGTCTTCGTTAATTGCCGTACAGATACGAAACTCATCACTGGTTCCTCCTACCGAAAATCAAGTACATTACCGGCCCGAGAAAGCTAACAAATAAAATAAGTGGAATCCAGAACAGGTGGGCGCCTGTCGTCTTTGCTCGCTTCACATAATCGACGAGCGCGACAATGACCAAAATTAAATTCAAAATGATAACGGGCGCAAGCAGCCCCCAAGGAACATCAGCAAAATCCGTATTCATCCTATCCCTTCCCCTTTAATCGTAAATGTAAGTTCACATATAAGACGGAGTAGATGACAAAATCGTTCATAAAAAAATAAAAAAACGCGAGATTTCATGTCATCTCGCGTTCATAGGGTTATTTGCTTCTTTGTAACAGTCAATGAAGTCAAGATTGGACGAAGCCTTCCCTTAATACGTTTCGCAAAAAACCGTATATATGCTTCGATGCACCATAAATGAATTTCTTGCTGGAATACATATTCGAAGCAAAGTTTTCCCCTAATCCATACTCATAAAAGAAACCCAGAATTAGACAATGCATCCCTTCTAAGCAAACAACTTGTGGTAGCTTCAACTCCGTTGTTGTTTATAATACTGCCTACGGAACTTATTTTCTAAGAGCCACTTTCATCGTTTGTTTTGGAGATTTAACCGTTTTTTAATAACAAAGTAGTCATTTCGCTTTTACATTCTTTAATCTATGTTTCATTGTAGAATGCTTTTCTGTTACATAGGAAGAACATGCAGCAGCCAGTCCTCTCGGTTTATTCATATTGACATAAATGGATTCATAGCTACCTGCTTTCACGACATACGTTTCATGGAAAAAACCAACTCCTTTTGAGTCTGCGGCTTTCTTATAAAAACGAGTCCAAGCATTCATATGCGTTTTCCCATGGGCGTAATCATGTAATCTCTCTACGTTTTCCCAATATTGAGTAATCACGATATTCCTGCCACTCCAACCAGTTTCATAATGAAGAAAACCGGTGTCTATTTTGCTAGAAAGTTCTTTTAACATCGGTGGCATAGCACTAAAAACGGGTCCCCATGCTTTGATATTCCACCACTGTTGAATTTTCATACCAACGATAAAAATCACTATATCTTGGTCATTTGGAGCACTAACTCGTTTCGCTTTTGTCATTTCAGTTTCTCCTTTGTTTTTTTGCACCAGTGCAGCTCTGCTTCAGCTACTTCTTTTCCATAATCTAACGTATATAACCAAAATTCAGCGTCCGGATGAGTGCTTAGCTTTTTTTCCATTTGTTCGTAAACCTTCATTTTTCCTTGTAACAACCGTTCATGTTCACAAATGTGGTGAAATGCTTGTTCCCGGTTCATTTCGTTTCCAAAAAACAGTTTAACGAGCAGCTCATTTTTATGAAGCCCAGTATCGTAAATGGGAGCAGCCAGCCAATCATGAAGTTTATGCTTTCCCGCTTCCGTTACCTCATACTCCTTCCGATCCCCCTCGCCTCCGATTTGAATAACATACCCCTCTTTGACCAAAGTTTTAAGAGCGGGATAAATTTGTCCATAGCTCATCTTCCAAAAATGCTCAAAACTATTATCAATGACCTTTTTTATTTCGTATCCCGTTCTACATCTTCCTGACAGTATTCCGAGCACAATCCATTTAGCCTCTGTTTTCATCTTACCCTCCAAATATATCTTTAAGATATATCTAAAAGATATATAAACACGAACCATTTGTCAACAGTGTCCTTTCAATAAAATAGTTAACGAAAAAGCATCGCTGAATTTCGGCCTTAGTAAGATTTTTTTAAACACTAACGCGATTGAAATCAAACTAATGTTATTGGCCTTTTTGAGCTATTGAAACTCTCACTCAGTTTCTTCTCCATCACGAATGGTCTATACAATTGTTTTTGATCACCGCCTTTTCTCATGGTAAAGTTTTATCATGCCCTTCTACTAGCTACATTGTGTTATTCTGTATCTCTACGAGGATTCCATTGAACACTCAAATCCCCATTTCATACATACACCTTTTCCCTATGATGATGGCATACTTCGCCTAAATAATTTGGCGGTAACAACCTGTCACAATTGAGCACAGATGAACAGGAACAGCTAACACCATGTTAGTAGACTAAGGATAGAAAGGAGAACACACGATGGACAGCCTTCAAAGAATGCTTAATAGCATTGAGTATATAGAAAGCCATTTAGACAACGAGCTTTTGCTTGACGAAATTGCTGCGATTGCTTGTATGTCAAGGTTTCACTTTCAACGGATGTTCCGTATGTTAACTGGCTATACCGTAACTGAATATATTCGGAATCGCCGTATTACAATAGCTGCACAGGAACTAGTTCATTCCAAATCTAAAGTAATCGATGTGGCAATGAAGTATGGGTACGAAAGTCCAGAAGCTTTTACGAAAGCATTTCGGCGAATACATGGTATCCCTCCATCAGATGCTAAGAAACATAGTCAATCCTTGAAGGCTTACCCAAAGATCTCTTTTCAAATTCAGTTAAAGGGTGATGTGGAAATGGATTACAAGATTGTTGAGAAAGATGCGTTTACCGTTGTAGGAAAAAGCATTCGTACCACTACAATTTGCGGAGAGAACAACCAAAAGATTGCAGCTTTCTGGAATGAATCGAATCAAAATGGATTGTCAAAAGAGCTTGCCAAAAATTGCGGCCCTCTTGGATTGCTTGGCATTTGCATTGATTTTGACAAACAGCAAGAAAATCTAACCTACTTAATCGCCGCAGAAAAGAATATTGATCAAATTCCTGTTGAATGGGAGACGAGACAAATTCCTGCAGCTACTTGGGCGATTTTTCCGGTACACGGGGCAATGCCTGATGCAATGCCAAAGGTATGGGATCGAATCTTTTCTGAATGGTTTCCGGCAACTGGATATGAACATTCAGGCGGACCAGAAATGGAAGTATACTTAAGTGATGCTGATCCTTATTCAAAAGATTATTACAGCGAGATATGGATTCCAATCGAGAGGAAGGGGTGACTAACCCCCGGTCGGTTTCGGTTAAGTTATTCGACGAAGTGTAACATAACGTTCCATTAAGCTCTTAAACCCTTGACTCACTCAATATCAAGAGTCGAGGGTTTTGTGGAAGATCGGCCTTTTTGCGATTCGCCAATAGGCTTTTCGTGGATACGATCTTTGCATTTGAGACTGTCTTTTGTCTATTTTGCAATGTCTATTTTTAAGTTATTTAATGGATTGTTTATTTAATCCGAAATTTTAATAATTATACTCCCCCTCCTACTCCGAGTATGTCAATTAAGTATCATGTAGCTGCTTGACCTTCGCAGGAATACTCACCAGCATGTAAATAAGTTTTCATTCTACTCTTCTCGTTTACTCTAACGCAAACCCTTAAAATGAAAAAAACGTTCATTAGAAAATTTAAAAACGTGAGAATGATTCCATGTCATCTCACGTTAATTCGGGTAATAATTGATTCAATTACTGAAAAGGACAATCTGACTTTCACCATTTTCGCGACTAATTAGTCTGGAAACAGAAACATCCTCTTGAATTTGTGAATTGGTCTCTACACATTGATATGCTGTTACGATCTTCCTCAATCTCCGAACAGCCTAATCAACATCATGCTGAAATAGTGGAGCATCATTTTCCCAAAACCTTTACCTATTTCGATCGAATGCTTCCCGATAAAGTTCCCTTAACTCAACTGAATTATCTTTCCATTCAACTGGTTGTCCGTTGACGATCTGTTTAAACACACCCAGACATCTATGCCATCCTGCGGCAGTATACATCGCCATTTCCTTATCGTCAAAAATGTGGATGAACACCAATTGGCATCCTTTCCCCTCTTCTTGTAATGAGATTCGGATCAAATCATCAACTTCACGGAACTCAAAAGTATAGGGTTCTTTTAATTCCGTTATGATCCCTTCATATGTTGTTCCTTCACCGTCATCGAAGGCAATTTCACCTCCTAATTTGAGGTCCATTTCCCCGGTTGCGAAAGGATACCATTGGGAGAAGGAATGAGGATCCGTAATGACACGGAAAACCTCCTCCGGTTTATAAGAGAAAAACCGTTCAAATCTTAGCGCATAACGACCATTTGCCTGATGTAATGTTGCCAATTGATCCACTGTATTACCCTCCATTACTTTTACATCTTTAAAGTCTTCCTCACCACACATTCAAATAAACAAATTAGGCTCAGAAACCTGCTTTTATCGTACCAAACATTTATATAACTAAAATCAGTACAACAGCAATAACGTCAATTCTTTCGTCTTTGCTCTGCCATTGTTTACAATGTGTTGGGATACTCTCTTCAAGTGTTTCTTTTAATTTGACAAAATAAGATTGCACATTTTAATGTACTATGGCCCAATGGTTTCAACTAGCTTTTTATCGTGAACATTGTGTCTTATCTCCAAACAAATCTTTTTCAGCACGATATTACTGTCATTTAAATATCTCATGCCCCTAATGCCCATATCAAGTCACTTCCAATGCCTGTAATACAACATCCTCATCCATTCCACTTACCTTACTAATTCGGTTCGCCCATTCCTCTACACGGCTAAGCTGTTTTTCTATTTCCCTGCCAGTATTATAACAAATAAAACTTTGGTAATTATCAAATTCCCAATGAGCTACTTGATCGTCCATAAATATACGTTTCTCAACCAGCGGACTTCTGATGTTTCTCTGCGTAGTTTCTCCTGCCGCAATCAACTCATTATCGGAAACCGGCGTCAGGTTGAAGGTCTGATGACTTTCCTTGCCATTTGGCCTTCTATAAGTCACAACAAGGTTCTCCAACTGTGCTGTCAGCTTAATTTGAGCGCCTGGAAAGAATCCTTCCAAAAATTCCTCGGTATATTCCTCATGTTCCCGGTCTATCAGTATAGGCTGAATCCATTGATCTCCAAGATCGCACAAATACTTACGTCCTTCATCATCAATAACGACTACCGCCACATGTAAATCGGGGGTAAATACTGCATATGCTTGTAATTGATTCTCCCTAAACTCATTAATTAACCAAATTGCTAAATCAAAACAGTTACCAGACGTTCCATACTCCTCCCGATGTAATTTCATTAAATCTACCGTTCGTTGCTTGTTAACCGAAGCAATTTGGCTATACCAAGCTTTAGTTAAGGTTTCCATCGGAAAGTCGTCGAACCTTCTCCCAAATGTCAATCACACGCTGAGGCGCTTTCAATGCCCTTCCCTCCTTCCCTTTTCTACTTGAATCGATAGCTGCCCGAATAAGGAATAAAGCTCCTCGTGAAATCCCCAGCCCATTCCGCTTGTATTCATTACTATTGACTTCAATCGTTGATAGAATCGATCACATAACTCTAAATTGTTGTTTATTTTATCTACAACATTTCCATACATGGAGATCATACTATTATAAAATTGTTCATAAATGTCCCCATACTCATTTGCAAAATCCACCCCTACCTCCACATAATAAATCATCAAATCTATCGTTCTAATTTCGTCTTTACACCACTTCTTAAATTCAGTAATTGCTTTTTTGGCAACTGACAATCTCATCTTTGCATCCCCCCGCTCAGGGAAAAACTCATGCAAGATTTGATTTTTTGACTTCTGATAGAGCTCTTCAATGGTCTCTTCAGGATTCAAAAGCACATGTATATAGTTCTTCATTTCCTGACTTTGTTTATAGCCATCGATTAGTAATGTTATCAACGATTCCTTATCGTAAGATTTTAACGCCTTCTTGATCTCAGGAATCGATAATTTCTTAGGGTTGGTCATTTTTGTATTTCCTTTCGTCCCCAATCTAAATCTTAACCGGGTCTCTGTAATGTCCAAGTATTCATTTTATACCTTTACTTTCTTGCTAGACATTGAATCTTCTTGGAAAGCCAAAACTGTCTATTATACGGCTGAGCCTGGCGACCGTTCCGTTTGCGTGCGCATCCAGCGTAGACTAAGAACCCAGCCGCCTAAAGCGATCAGACTGCCTACCAGAAACGGGGAGTTGATTTGGACATCAAACAAGGCTCCGGCGAGAATCGGCCCGCCGATGTTCCCGAGACTCGTGTAGGAAGCATTCAACCCGGCGACAAGCCCTTGTTCATTGCCAGCAATTCTAGAAAAGTAAGTGCTTATCGCCGGGCGTACAAAATCAACTGCCAGAAAAACAAGCGTTACCGATACAACCATCATCCAATATTGGGCCGAAAAAATTGTCGCAACCATAAAAACAGCCATCACCAGCAAGCAATAGACCGTCAGCTTCTTCTCTCCAATCCAATTGATGAGCCGCCCAAAGAGCGTCA is a genomic window of Shouchella clausii containing:
- a CDS encoding YxlC family protein yields the protein MTKDMKQNELEPEAKGENGRSSAQLTDKQTIMELRSGLERLDQLDSADEPDLSFFLQQVKETKANSRKKLLKELLGLWGLALVILAFWTTTYFHSPTVFLILQGTAVVILPFIVYFTTKKEVNKLL
- a CDS encoding DUF4188 domain-containing protein, with the protein product MTKAKRVSAPNDQDIVIFIVGMKIQQWWNIKAWGPVFSAMPPMLKELSSKIDTGFLHYETGWSGRNIVITQYWENVERLHDYAHGKTHMNAWTRFYKKAADSKGVGFFHETYVVKAGSYESIYVNMNKPRGLAAACSSYVTEKHSTMKHRLKNVKAK
- a CDS encoding ABC transporter permease subunit, which codes for MKQWLVLFQKEQVELWRNYKWVWVPVVFLLLGSSTPLSTYFMPQILEDFGGLPEGAVIDIPTPTGTEVLAQTLSDFGLLGVLVLTLALMGIVSAERRSGVAAIILLKPVPYFSYLTAKWAAIICFTWVSLGLGYGLAMYYTNLLFDAVSLERWFSSFFHFGLWLTLVMTIVLFYSTILKQTGTAAFCALGTILLISLLSSSFPAWFSWSPAQLANHATLVLLEGEGLADYTPVLLSTLFGIIGLQLGAIAIFTHKELVD
- a CDS encoding AraC family transcriptional regulator, giving the protein MDSLQRMLNSIEYIESHLDNELLLDEIAAIACMSRFHFQRMFRMLTGYTVTEYIRNRRITIAAQELVHSKSKVIDVAMKYGYESPEAFTKAFRRIHGIPPSDAKKHSQSLKAYPKISFQIQLKGDVEMDYKIVEKDAFTVVGKSIRTTTICGENNQKIAAFWNESNQNGLSKELAKNCGPLGLLGICIDFDKQQENLTYLIAAEKNIDQIPVEWETRQIPAATWAIFPVHGAMPDAMPKVWDRIFSEWFPATGYEHSGGPEMEVYLSDADPYSKDYYSEIWIPIERKG
- a CDS encoding PadR family transcriptional regulator, producing the protein MVRVYISFRYILKIYLEGKMKTEAKWIVLGILSGRCRTGYEIKKVIDNSFEHFWKMSYGQIYPALKTLVKEGYVIQIGGEGDRKEYEVTEAGKHKLHDWLAAPIYDTGLHKNELLVKLFFGNEMNREQAFHHICEHERLLQGKMKVYEQMEKKLSTHPDAEFWLYTLDYGKEVAEAELHWCKKTKEKLK
- a CDS encoding PLD nuclease N-terminal domain-containing protein, whose product is MNTDFADVPWGLLAPVIILNLILVIVALVDYVKRAKTTGAHLFWIPLILFVSFLGPVMYLIFGRRNQ
- a CDS encoding ABC transporter ATP-binding protein, whose amino-acid sequence is MSFVSVRQLTKTYAEYPAVKNLSFDLQPHSCIALLGVNGAGKTTTLKMLSGLVKPTSGTIQFHQSSAHGKGDIRADIGYLPQFPVFCDWMTGFEFLLYVGQLAHLPRREAKRKTKELLDKVGLTEAAHQRIGQYSGGMKQRLGIAQALIHQPKLVMLDEPVSALDPVGRREMLQLMQTLKEEATVLFSTHVLHDAEEVSDEVLIIDQGQLKYGGTLDSLQQEWQDAAIIIKAKDDLTNQLKNWQEQKRIVDFVIEEDGYRVLVEDIELAVPFLLHAFAQHQVRLTKFEVAKMSLEDLFLKVVQK
- a CDS encoding DUF6155 family protein — its product is MTNPKKLSIPEIKKALKSYDKESLITLLIDGYKQSQEMKNYIHVLLNPEETIEELYQKSKNQILHEFFPERGDAKMRLSVAKKAITEFKKWCKDEIRTIDLMIYYVEVGVDFANEYGDIYEQFYNSMISMYGNVVDKINNNLELCDRFYQRLKSIVMNTSGMGWGFHEELYSLFGQLSIQVEKGRREGH
- a CDS encoding SRPBCC family protein codes for the protein MDQLATLHQANGRYALRFERFFSYKPEEVFRVITDPHSFSQWYPFATGEMDLKLGGEIAFDDGEGTTYEGIITELKEPYTFEFREVDDLIRISLQEEGKGCQLVFIHIFDDKEMAMYTAAGWHRCLGVFKQIVNGQPVEWKDNSVELRELYREAFDRNR
- the sigY gene encoding RNA polymerase sigma factor SigY, producing MDETALIRKAQKGDQVALATLLHENYLFLRRYALKITLKPSLADDLTQETMTKAIEKIHLYKGCSKFSTWLISIASNLYIDMCRKQNREELMANTETPLHQLKWEFAHRQLEWMDVVDGLGKLSEGYRLPLILKHYYSYRYEEIGKMLGIPEGTAKSRVHHALGLLRKELNVNDEGYEAE